Sequence from the Phragmites australis chromosome 6, lpPhrAust1.1, whole genome shotgun sequence genome:
GGAGGGCGTGAAGATCAAGCGCGAGATACAGAAGTTTCCCGGCATCGTGCGCGCCCGGGTCAGCGCGTTCCAGCAGAGGATCGACGCGAAGCTCACCAAGATGGCGGCACCGCAGCCGCCGGGTCCCCCGCCCCCGCCGGATAGTGCCCGGAAGGTGGTGCTGTACCTCACCAGCCTCCGCGGCATCCGCAAGACGTACGAGGAGTGCTGGGCCACGAAATCCATCCTCCACGGCTACGGCGTGCGCGTCGACGAGCGGGACCTGTCGATGCACGCGGGGTTCAAGGACGAACTCCACGCGGCGCTGGGCTCAGCGGGCAAGCTCCCGCAAGTGTTCGCGGACGGCAAGCACCTGGGCAGCGCAGAGGAAGTGCGCCAAATGCACGAGGCAGGGGAGCTGCCCAAGGCGCTGGAGGCCTGCGAGATGGCGCCGCCGAGCGCCGCCGGCAAGGGCATTGCGCTGGAGGCGTGCTCCGGCTGCGGCGGCGTGCGGTTCGTGCCGTGCGAGGAGTGCTCCGGCAGCTGCAAGGTGTTCCTCGAGGATGTGGGGAGCTTCAGACGGTGCCCCGAGTGCAACGAGAACGGGCTAGTGCGGTGTCCTCTCTGCTCCCTGTGAAATCTCAGAGTTGCTGTGGGATTTGTAGTGTGGTCTTGCAGGATGGCCGAGGAGTGTTCTTCGTTTGTAGTAGTTCAGATTTGTACAGAGAAGTTATACGTCTGTTACTTTAGGACTGATGAAATAACACGTTGATTGTATttatgttttgttttgttttcactGGAGTTGGATGTGTACAAGACATGACACATTCTGAAAGAGCAGAAATGCTAGTTCTCACCTCTCCTCCTTTTGCTTTTGAAGCGCATTGTTTGATAAGAGTTCTGCCGATTGAACATTCACGGCTGACGCGAGACGAGCTTGTTATAGATGCTTCTGATGCTACAGTGCTACTACGAGTTGGTGCGGAAGTAATGTGGCCTTTTTCGGTTGCTGCTAACTTCCGTGAAACTCTGATGAGCTCATCCTGTGATGTGCCATCTGAACTAGGTGAATGCATGAGCCGGATGAAGATGTGACGGAGCAAGGTGGCCGGTGTTCGTCGCGCACAGATGCGTCAGCGGCGTGTGCAA
This genomic interval carries:
- the LOC133921231 gene encoding uncharacterized protein At3g28850-like is translated as MGCTGSRHALRGGVRGGRSPYARSCSGPVAGTVHHTVALKSSTLGSLSLDRDEEMMKWRDDGGIGAAKTPPPKQQLVRRQRQLLGSPAKASVREPEVINVWELMDGLDDKDEEGDADGEERSEKSAPGSPEFDPDVIAAFRKAPDELSPPQDNPGNEDGVKKLDGPDIEEEGVKIKREIQKFPGIVRARVSAFQQRIDAKLTKMAAPQPPGPPPPPDSARKVVLYLTSLRGIRKTYEECWATKSILHGYGVRVDERDLSMHAGFKDELHAALGSAGKLPQVFADGKHLGSAEEVRQMHEAGELPKALEACEMAPPSAAGKGIALEACSGCGGVRFVPCEECSGSCKVFLEDVGSFRRCPECNENGLVRCPLCSL